One window of Equus caballus isolate H_3958 breed thoroughbred chromosome 3, TB-T2T, whole genome shotgun sequence genomic DNA carries:
- the NKD1 gene encoding protein naked cuticle homolog 1 isoform X3 — protein MALPPEKPGALASGDEKRMEKSSDSCPGSRKQLKFEELQCDVSVEEDSRQEWTFTLYDFDNNGKVTREDITSLLHTIYEVVDSSVNHSPTSSKTLRVKLTVAPDGSQSKKSILLHHPDLQSTRPRAETKPTEELRSWERKQRAPLRFQGDSRLEQPGCSHRCVDENIERRNHYLDLAGVENYTSQFGAGSPSVAQKSELPPRACNPARSRSHEPEAIHVPHRKPQGTDPASFHFLDAPFAKVSEVQQRLRGTQDGSKHFVRSPKAQGKSVGVGHVARGARSKPPLGPAIPVVSPSAPLATSPALLPALAPLGHRKPKHRAKESQQGCRGLQAPLAPGGTVVGRDHVRELPTVVVYESQAGQAVQRHEHHHHHEHHHHYHHFYQT, from the exons GAGCTACAGTGTGACGTGTCCGTGGAAGAGGACAGCCGGCAGGAGTGGACCTTCACCCTGTATGACTTTGACAACAATGGCAAGGTCACCCGCGAG GACATCACCAGCCTGCTGCACACCATCTACGAGGTGGTCGATTCTTCCGTCAACCACTCCCCGACGTCCAGCAAGACGCTGCGGGTGAAGCTCACTGTGGCCCCCGATGGGAGCCAGAGCAAGAAGAGCATCCTTCTCCATCACCCTG ACCTGCAGAGCACCAGGCCCCGAGCGGAGACCAAGCCCACTGAGGAGCTGCGAAGCTGGGAGAGGAAGCAGCGGGCCCCGCTCAG GTTCCAGGGTGACAGCCGTCTGGAGCAGCCCGGCTGCTCCCACCGTTGCGTGGACGAGAACATCGAGAGGAGAAACCACTACTTAGATCTTGCCGGCGTAGAAAACTACACCTCCCAGTTTGGGGCTG GCTCCCCGTCAGTGGCCCAGAAATCAGAACTGCCTCCCCGCGCCTGCAACCCCGCTCGATCTCGCTCCCATGAGCCGGAAGCCATCCACGTCCCACACCGAAAGCCCCAAGGCACGGACCCagcctccttccacttccttgaCGCACCCTTCGCCAAGGTCTCGGAGGTCCAGCAGCGGCTCCGGGGCACCCAGGACGGGAGTAAGCACTTTGTGAGGTCCCCCAAGGCCCAGGGCAAGAGTGTGGGTGTGGGCCACGTGGCCAGAGGGGCAAGAAGCAAACCCCCTCTGGGACCCGCCATCCCTGTGGTGTCCCCATCGGCCCCCCTGGCCACCAGCCCGGCCCTCCTCCCCGCCCTGGCACCCCTCGGGCACAGGAAGCCCAAGCACCGAGCCAAGGAGAGCCAGCAGGGGTGCCGGGGCCTGCAGGCGCCACTGGCCCCAGGGGGCACTGTCGTGGGGCGGGACCATGTGAGGGAGCTGCCCACCGTGGTGGTGTACGAGAGCCAGGCTGGCCAGGCGGTCCAGAGACAtgagcatcaccaccaccacgaACACCACCATCATTACCACCACTTTTACCAGACATAG